Sequence from the Candidatus Methylopumilus planktonicus genome:
AATTGCTCACGAACTGAAGCATCAATCACGGTGTCGCCCACAATCACTTTAATACCGCCAATGATTGCTTCATCAATCGTTACTTTTGCGTCAATTTTTTTATTAAATTTCTTTTCTAAACTTTTCACTAATGTGTCGACTTCTTTATCTGTCGGTTTTGATGCAACAATAATTTCAGCATCGAGCGTTCCTTCATCCGTTGCTTTTAATGTTTCAAAAAGCTCGCTGATTTGAGGTAGCACATTAAGTCTTTTATATTCAATCAAAAGCTTAATGAGATTTTCTCCATAAGCATTAAGTTTTTTTCCAGCGATTTTAATGAGTGCTTTTTCGCGATCCTCATCAGATACCTTTGAATCGTTAATGAAAGCATGCATACCCTCATCTAAAGACACCTGTGCTAAAAGTTCCAACATCTCAGACCACTCTGTAAGAGATTTTTTTTCTTTAGCAAGATTAAATGCTGCAACAGCATAAGGTCTTGCGATGGTTGAAATTTCTGCCATATGGATCCTAAAGTTCTTTCGCTAATTTACTTAACATGTCGCTATGTGCTTTCTTATCAATTTCTTTTGATAAGATTTTTTCAGCACCGGCGAT
This genomic interval carries:
- a CDS encoding F0F1 ATP synthase subunit delta; protein product: MAEISTIARPYAVAAFNLAKEKKSLTEWSEMLELLAQVSLDEGMHAFINDSKVSDEDREKALIKIAGKKLNAYGENLIKLLIEYKRLNVLPQISELFETLKATDEGTLDAEIIVASKPTDKEVDTLVKSLEKKFNKKIDAKVTIDEAIIGGIKVIVGDTVIDASVREQLQNLAYALKS